In one Hydrogenispora ethanolica genomic region, the following are encoded:
- a CDS encoding RNA recognition motif domain-containing protein encodes MTKTLYVGNLPWSATKEDLASFFADQAQVKSSRIITDPANGRSRGFGFIEVEDEDVDRVIEAMNGKDMGGREIIVNEAKPRQAKM; translated from the coding sequence TTGACCAAGACCTTATATGTCGGAAATTTGCCCTGGTCGGCCACAAAAGAAGATTTGGCATCCTTTTTTGCAGATCAGGCTCAGGTCAAATCGAGCCGGATTATTACCGATCCGGCCAATGGTCGTTCTCGAGGCTTCGGGTTTATCGAGGTCGAAGATGAAGACGTCGACCGGGTGATTGAGGCAATGAACGGTAAAGACATGGGCGGTCGGGAGATCATCGTTAACGAGGCCAAACCGCGCCAAGCCAAAATGTAA
- the nadD gene encoding nicotinate-nucleotide adenylyltransferase, with protein sequence MMFGMMGGTFDPIHFGHLVLAEKAREAYHLEKVLFVPAAIPPHKIGEVSTSAANRLKMVELAIADHPNFEASGVELERTGPSYSIDTVRQLKQSHPGMEAALIMGFDSLLELHSWKDYQSILEEARIITAFRPGYPILKKGDDWPAFLHPFRERILFLEAPLLDISSTWLRVELMYERSIRYLVPDPVLEYIAEKRIYRDF encoded by the coding sequence ATGATGTTTGGAATGATGGGCGGCACATTTGATCCGATTCACTTCGGCCACCTGGTTCTGGCGGAGAAGGCCCGGGAAGCTTATCATCTTGAGAAGGTACTTTTCGTTCCGGCGGCAATTCCGCCTCATAAGATCGGCGAGGTGTCCACCTCGGCTGCAAACCGCTTGAAAATGGTGGAATTGGCCATTGCCGACCATCCGAATTTTGAAGCTTCCGGCGTCGAGTTGGAAAGAACCGGTCCGTCCTATTCGATCGATACCGTCCGTCAACTCAAGCAAAGCCATCCTGGAATGGAAGCGGCCCTGATCATGGGTTTTGACTCATTGCTGGAGCTTCACTCCTGGAAAGATTATCAATCGATACTGGAGGAAGCCCGGATCATCACCGCCTTCCGCCCGGGGTATCCGATTCTGAAAAAAGGGGATGACTGGCCGGCCTTCCTGCACCCTTTCAGAGAGCGGATTCTCTTTTTGGAAGCGCCGTTGCTCGATATTTCCTCGACTTGGTTGAGAGTGGAGCTAATGTACGAACGGTCGATCCGTTACCTGGTGCCGGATCCAGTACTGGAGTACATCGCGGAAAAGCGAATTTACCGGGATTTTTAA
- a CDS encoding tautomerase family protein, producing the protein MPFVQLKLAKGQVTDLQRTEIAAGLTELIGTVMGREKRLTTIIIEEIPTEQWLIGGSAAKAGAVSFVNIKISKGTSNPEEMARMMRATKELMVRVLGNQEEANYFIIDELNPDAWGLDGISMTERRSRPR; encoded by the coding sequence ATGCCGTTTGTGCAATTAAAGTTGGCCAAAGGACAGGTCACCGACCTGCAACGAACCGAGATTGCCGCCGGGTTGACCGAATTGATCGGCACGGTAATGGGCCGGGAGAAAAGGCTGACCACCATCATCATTGAGGAGATCCCCACCGAACAATGGCTGATTGGCGGTTCCGCCGCGAAGGCCGGCGCGGTATCTTTCGTCAATATAAAAATATCGAAAGGCACCAGCAATCCGGAGGAGATGGCCCGGATGATGCGGGCCACCAAGGAATTGATGGTGAGGGTCCTCGGAAATCAGGAGGAAGCCAATTATTTTATCATTGACGAGCTGAATCCCGACGCCTGGGGTTTGGACGGCATCTCCATGACCGAACGCCGGAGCAGGCCGCGCTGA
- a CDS encoding aldo/keto reductase: MEKIRLGRTGLTVSRSGFGAIPIQRISFGAAAHLLRKAFRNGINFFDTARAYTDSEAKIGEALGDVRKEIIIATKTPIGNGELIARNLETSLNLLKTDYIDIYQLHNPPALPDPEGDAYRALLDAKAQGMIRHIGFTNHRLDVALQAAASGLFDTVQFPLNSLSSAADLELIEECRKYDCGLIAMKGLSGGLITQAAATFAFLRQYDNVVPIWGIQHEWELDEFLALEENPPVLDEAMWSVIGRDRAELSGAFCRGCGYCLPCPAGIPIPMAARIAFFLKRSTYQTYLGDDWKAQMLRIEQCQDCGHCRNHCPYELDTPQLLRNQLREYLQFCEDHRTPSAGPA, from the coding sequence ATGGAGAAAATACGTTTGGGCCGTACTGGCTTGACGGTCAGCCGGAGTGGTTTTGGGGCTATTCCCATCCAGCGGATTTCCTTTGGCGCTGCCGCTCATTTGTTGCGCAAGGCCTTTCGGAACGGCATCAATTTTTTTGATACCGCCCGGGCTTATACGGATAGCGAGGCCAAGATCGGCGAAGCGCTGGGGGATGTCCGGAAAGAGATCATCATTGCCACCAAAACGCCGATCGGCAATGGGGAGCTGATCGCCAGGAACCTTGAAACCAGTCTGAACTTATTGAAAACCGATTATATCGATATTTATCAACTGCATAACCCACCCGCCCTGCCGGACCCCGAGGGAGACGCTTACCGGGCCCTGTTGGACGCCAAGGCGCAAGGAATGATCCGGCACATCGGGTTCACCAATCACCGGTTGGACGTAGCCCTTCAGGCTGCCGCTTCCGGGCTTTTCGACACGGTGCAATTCCCGCTGAATTCGTTATCATCCGCTGCCGACCTCGAGCTGATTGAGGAGTGCCGGAAATATGATTGCGGCCTGATTGCCATGAAAGGTCTATCGGGCGGGTTGATTACCCAGGCCGCCGCCACTTTCGCCTTTTTACGCCAATACGATAATGTGGTGCCGATCTGGGGGATTCAACATGAGTGGGAATTGGATGAGTTTCTAGCGCTTGAGGAGAATCCACCGGTCCTCGATGAGGCCATGTGGAGCGTGATCGGGCGGGATCGGGCTGAATTGTCCGGAGCTTTCTGCCGGGGCTGTGGTTACTGTCTTCCCTGTCCGGCGGGGATCCCCATTCCGATGGCGGCGCGAATCGCTTTCTTCCTGAAGCGTTCAACCTATCAAACGTATTTGGGGGATGACTGGAAAGCGCAAATGTTGCGGATCGAACAATGCCAGGATTGCGGCCACTGCCGGAACCACTGTCCTTACGAGCTGGATACGCCGCAGTTGTTGCGGAATCAACTCCGGGAGTATTTACAGTTTTGCGAGGACCATCGCACCCCTTCCGCGGGTCCTGCCTGA